In Flavobacterium cerinum, one genomic interval encodes:
- the kbl gene encoding glycine C-acetyltransferase translates to MYGKIKDYLQNELTTIQDNGLFKKERIITSPQGAEITISTGETVLNFCANNYLGLSSHPEVVQAAKDALDTHGFGMSSVRFICGTQDIHKTLEQKIADFYGTEDTILYAAAFDANGGVFEPLLGEEDAIISDSLNHASIIDGVRLCKAARYRYENNNMEDLEQQLIKANAEGRRFKLIVTDGVFSMDGLVAPLDKICDLADKYDAMVMVDECHAAGFIGATGKGTLEAKNVMGRVDIITGTLGKALGGAMGGYTTAKKEIIELLRQRSRPYLFSNSLAPSIVGASIKVFELLEKDTTLRDKLEWNTNYFKAGMKAAGLDIIDGDSAIVPVMLYDAKLSQVMADELLKKGIYVTGFFYPVVPKDKARIRVQLSAGHSKEHLDKAINAFTEVGKALGVIQ, encoded by the coding sequence ATGTACGGAAAAATTAAAGATTATTTACAGAACGAGTTAACTACGATTCAGGATAACGGATTATTTAAAAAAGAGCGAATCATAACATCGCCGCAAGGTGCGGAAATCACGATTTCAACAGGAGAAACGGTGTTGAATTTTTGTGCCAATAACTACCTTGGATTATCATCGCATCCGGAAGTGGTTCAGGCGGCAAAAGACGCATTGGATACACACGGATTCGGAATGTCGTCGGTTCGTTTTATCTGTGGAACACAGGATATTCATAAAACATTAGAGCAGAAGATCGCCGATTTTTACGGTACGGAAGATACAATCCTTTATGCCGCTGCTTTTGATGCTAACGGAGGTGTTTTTGAGCCGCTTTTAGGAGAAGAAGATGCGATCATTTCAGATAGTTTAAATCATGCTTCAATTATTGACGGAGTACGTTTGTGTAAAGCAGCGCGTTACCGTTATGAAAACAACAATATGGAAGATCTTGAGCAGCAATTGATCAAGGCAAATGCTGAAGGAAGACGTTTTAAATTGATTGTAACGGACGGTGTTTTTTCGATGGATGGTTTAGTGGCGCCATTAGATAAAATCTGTGATTTAGCAGACAAATATGATGCTATGGTGATGGTAGACGAATGCCACGCAGCCGGATTTATAGGAGCGACCGGAAAAGGGACATTAGAGGCTAAAAACGTAATGGGAAGAGTCGATATTATTACCGGAACTTTAGGGAAAGCCTTAGGGGGAGCAATGGGAGGATATACTACGGCCAAAAAAGAAATTATTGAATTGTTAAGACAACGTTCAAGACCGTATTTGTTTTCAAATTCATTAGCGCCGTCTATTGTTGGCGCTTCGATTAAGGTTTTTGAATTGTTGGAAAAAGATACTACATTGCGGGATAAACTGGAATGGAATACCAATTATTTTAAAGCCGGAATGAAAGCAGCCGGATTAGATATTATTGACGGTGATTCTGCAATTGTGCCGGTAATGCTTTACGATGCGAAATTATCGCAGGTAATGGCAGATGAGCTACTTAAAAAAGGAATCTATGTAACGGGATTCTTTTATCCGGTGGTTCCGAAAGATAAAGCAAGAATTCGGGTACAATTATCTGCGGGCCATTCGAAAGAGCATTTAGACAAGGCAATTAACGCCTTTACAGAGGTTGGAAAGGCCTTGGGAGTGATTCAGTAA
- a CDS encoding superoxide dismutase has protein sequence MAFELPKLPYAYDALEPHIDARTMEIHHSKHHNAYTTNLNAAIAGTDLEGKTIEEILTGLDLSKAAVRNNGGGFYNHNLFWEVMTPNGGGQPTGELAEAINASFGSFDEFKAQFSKAGATQFGSGWAWLCVQKGGKLDVCGTPNQDNPLMPGIGCGGTPILGMDVWEHAYYLNYQNRRPDYIEAFFNVINWAEVAKRFAAAK, from the coding sequence ATGGCTTTCGAATTACCAAAACTTCCATATGCTTATGATGCGTTAGAGCCTCATATTGATGCCCGTACGATGGAGATCCATCATTCTAAGCATCACAATGCTTATACTACCAATTTAAACGCTGCAATTGCAGGAACGGATTTAGAAGGAAAAACAATTGAAGAAATCCTTACCGGACTTGATTTATCTAAAGCAGCTGTTCGTAATAACGGTGGCGGTTTCTACAATCATAATTTATTTTGGGAAGTGATGACGCCAAACGGTGGCGGACAACCAACAGGAGAGTTAGCTGAGGCTATCAATGCTTCTTTCGGTTCTTTTGATGAATTTAAAGCGCAGTTCTCTAAAGCCGGTGCTACACAGTTCGGTTCAGGATGGGCTTGGTTATGTGTTCAAAAAGGTGGAAAACTTGATGTTTGTGGTACACCAAATCAAGATAATCCATTAATGCCGGGTATCGGATGTGGCGGAACTCCTATTTTAGGAATGGATGTTTGGGAACATGCTTACTACCTGAACTATCAAAACAGAAGACCTGATTATATTGAGGCATTTTTCAATGTGATTAACTGGGCAGAAGTGGCTAAACGTTTTGCTGCTGCAAAATAA
- a CDS encoding PD-(D/E)XK nuclease family protein: MTTFSFLDKLSTAIIDQYQGNISDVVIVLPNKRAKIFLIEALKKQLTGTLFAPEIVSIEDFIQDVAGIRTCDNIELLFEFYDVYLEITPEEKQQSFELFANWAKTLLQDFNEIDRYLLKPSYVFSYLKDIEDIKHWSLDLEKRTTMIENYLEFWNLLPRYYEALYGHLLRKGIGYQGLIYREAVENLNYFSETLGTKKLIFAGFNALNQAEEKIIQQLLFNDQAKIYWDIDAVFLNDSFHDAGLFVRRFKKEWKQYTAQPFEWIVNDFSQEKNIQIIGTPKTVGQAKIAGKLIEEIQLKTESLDKVALVLGEENLLIPVLYALPSSVDSLNITMGYSSKNNPAQILINKLFKLHTNAIQRDEKHYVFYYKEILDILTHPLVEPYVKAGHLVQVINQNNITFLTQKKLLEIQETPSVLFRLLFEKWNDKSVGDILDKLSQTLLAIKSFLSNDNEEDKLSKTFLYSVFKVVNKLINYYEAHPKIDTISTLYTVYKQVIDLAEVSFEGEPLTGLQIMGVLESRVLDFETVIVTSMNEGKFPAGKTMNSFIPYDVKRELGLPTYKEKDAIYSYHFYHLLLRAKNIYLLYNTESEGLDAGERSRFLTQLEIEKQPNHKLSHQIYNAFLPDKAYESVSVPKSDRIMARLKEIATGKGFSPSGLTAYMRNPIQFYNQRILRISEVEEVEENIALNTLGTIIHATLEELYKPYQNKFLSLSDVDWMFAMANGEVEKQFRLEYKEGEITKGKNLLAFEVAKRNVYNFLREEKRKLEEGDAVKIIALETPLERVLEDNRLPFPVKIAGNVDRIEIRNGKVRIVDYKTGKVLKTNVQLKEWTGLTDDIKNDKIIQLLCYAFMYEEKAAGQEMEVGIVSFKNMKSGFMPFGRKIEKDFETIVTPEIMDDFKTQIIILINEILDQNIPFEEKIK; this comes from the coding sequence ATGACTACATTTTCCTTTTTAGATAAACTCAGCACCGCAATTATAGATCAGTATCAAGGAAATATATCTGATGTGGTTATCGTACTGCCCAATAAAAGAGCAAAAATATTTTTAATCGAAGCATTAAAAAAGCAACTGACCGGGACACTCTTTGCTCCAGAAATTGTGAGTATTGAAGATTTTATTCAGGATGTGGCCGGAATACGAACCTGTGATAATATTGAATTGCTGTTTGAGTTTTACGATGTGTATCTGGAAATAACACCCGAAGAAAAGCAACAATCTTTCGAGCTTTTTGCAAATTGGGCAAAAACACTTTTGCAGGATTTTAATGAGATCGATCGTTACCTGCTTAAACCGAGCTACGTGTTTTCATATCTGAAAGATATCGAAGATATAAAACACTGGTCGCTGGATTTGGAAAAAAGGACAACAATGATCGAGAATTATCTTGAATTCTGGAATTTGTTACCGCGATATTACGAAGCACTTTATGGGCATTTGTTGCGAAAAGGAATCGGCTATCAAGGGCTGATTTACCGGGAAGCAGTTGAAAATCTAAATTATTTTTCGGAAACTTTAGGAACAAAAAAACTCATTTTTGCAGGTTTTAATGCCTTGAATCAGGCGGAAGAAAAGATCATTCAACAACTATTATTCAACGATCAGGCAAAAATATATTGGGATATTGATGCCGTTTTTTTAAACGATTCATTTCATGATGCCGGACTATTTGTACGCCGGTTTAAAAAAGAATGGAAACAATATACCGCACAACCTTTTGAATGGATTGTAAACGACTTTAGTCAGGAAAAAAACATTCAGATAATCGGAACTCCGAAAACTGTGGGACAGGCAAAAATTGCCGGAAAACTAATAGAAGAAATTCAGTTAAAAACGGAAAGCCTCGATAAGGTAGCATTGGTTTTAGGAGAAGAGAATTTATTGATTCCGGTATTGTATGCGTTACCCTCATCCGTAGATAGTCTCAATATCACGATGGGATATAGCAGTAAAAACAACCCGGCGCAAATATTGATAAATAAGCTGTTTAAATTGCATACAAACGCAATTCAGCGCGACGAAAAGCATTATGTGTTTTATTATAAGGAAATCTTAGATATTCTGACGCATCCATTGGTTGAGCCATACGTAAAAGCCGGCCATTTGGTACAAGTAATAAATCAAAATAACATCACGTTCCTGACGCAAAAAAAACTGCTTGAAATTCAGGAAACCCCATCTGTTTTATTTCGTCTGTTATTCGAAAAATGGAATGATAAAAGTGTAGGCGATATATTGGATAAACTATCGCAAACATTGCTGGCAATAAAATCATTTTTAAGTAATGATAACGAAGAAGATAAATTGTCGAAAACATTTTTATATTCTGTTTTTAAGGTTGTTAATAAGCTAATTAATTACTACGAAGCCCATCCTAAAATCGATACAATCAGTACGCTTTATACCGTATATAAGCAAGTGATTGACCTTGCAGAAGTTTCTTTTGAAGGAGAACCGTTAACCGGACTACAGATAATGGGAGTTTTAGAAAGTAGAGTTCTTGATTTTGAAACAGTTATTGTTACGTCCATGAATGAAGGCAAATTCCCGGCCGGAAAGACGATGAATTCGTTTATTCCATACGATGTTAAACGGGAATTGGGATTACCGACATACAAAGAGAAGGATGCTATTTATAGTTATCACTTTTACCATTTACTGTTACGGGCTAAGAATATTTACCTGTTGTATAATACTGAAAGTGAAGGATTGGATGCCGGTGAACGAAGTCGCTTCCTGACACAATTGGAAATAGAAAAGCAACCGAATCACAAATTATCCCATCAGATTTATAATGCCTTCTTACCGGATAAAGCTTACGAATCGGTTTCGGTGCCCAAATCGGATCGAATTATGGCGCGTTTAAAAGAAATTGCAACCGGGAAAGGTTTTTCGCCTTCCGGACTTACCGCCTATATGCGAAATCCGATACAGTTTTATAACCAGCGAATTTTACGTATTTCGGAAGTGGAAGAAGTAGAAGAGAATATTGCGCTAAATACATTGGGAACCATTATTCACGCCACTTTAGAAGAATTGTATAAGCCTTATCAAAATAAGTTTCTCTCGCTTTCGGATGTCGACTGGATGTTTGCGATGGCAAATGGTGAGGTGGAAAAACAATTCCGCTTGGAATATAAAGAAGGAGAAATCACAAAAGGGAAAAACCTGTTGGCTTTTGAAGTAGCGAAACGAAACGTTTATAATTTTTTAAGAGAAGAAAAAAGAAAACTGGAAGAAGGTGACGCGGTTAAAATTATTGCGCTGGAAACACCTTTGGAACGTGTTTTGGAAGATAATCGCTTGCCTTTTCCGGTTAAAATTGCCGGAAATGTAGACCGAATTGAAATCCGAAACGGAAAGGTTCGAATTGTAGATTATAAAACCGGAAAAGTTTTAAAAACTAATGTACAGTTAAAAGAATGGACCGGTTTAACTGATGATATTAAGAATGATAAAATAATCCAATTGCTGTGTTATGCTTTTATGTATGAAGAAAAGGCGGCAGGACAGGAAATGGAAGTCGGAATCGTATCTTTTAAAAATATGAAAAGCGGATTTATGCCTTTTGGAAGAAAAATCGAAAAAGATTTTGAAACCATAGTTACTCCCGAAATTATGGACGATTTTAAAACACAGATTATAATACTGATCAATGAAATTTTAGATCAAAATATCCCTTTTGAGGAAAAGATAAAATAA
- a CDS encoding UvrD-helicase domain-containing protein, whose amino-acid sequence MEKTAFSIYDASAGSGKTYTLVKEYLKILLTADSNDAYKKILAITFTNKAVEEMKTRIVNGLSEFSKPDTNDKALDLMQDISAETRLSLATIKDKSKAIIKNIIHNYASFDISTIDKFTHKVIRAFAHDLNLPVTFDVSLETDSLLQEAVDAIVAKAGEDSELTGILVDFSVDKTDNDRSWDVTGELLDVGRLLLNENNRNEIHNFQDKSIEEFLIVKKKLTDAVTRLDEDSVEKADQAMALIESKGIDLKSFSRGTFPNHLGYIQKGELKSSHKKFREIEDIAVNKTAKDKAIIESIAGELIAILDAVYKNYEKKNFYTAFLKNITPLSLLNSISQELERIQKEQNILSISEFNAIIYKEIQNQPAPFIYERLGERYRHFFIDEFQDTSEMQWHNLIPLIDNALASEDLSGVKGSLMIVGDPKQSIYRWRGGKAEQFIALSKCHNPFSNPDKKLIRLEKNYRSYSEVIAFNNAFFAMLADEFSDEDYQDLYRNHSYQETNSKTGGYVNISFIPNVDEVTDEDGEEPNDKEQLYLKATLKTIEDVVEKGFAYKDIVLLTRKRSSGVALANYLTESGIKILSSETLLIENATEVRLILNVLRYLKNNKDKESKAAFLYFVARYRQTVLPVHDCIEKGMQQETEAGLEKWLQELGVGISFDDCRKKSLYETVEIIIAVFIKERSTVSYVQYFLDLVLERDVRTQSGIADFLDYWNKNGSKFSIPSPEGNDAVRIMTIHKSKGLEFPVVIFPFAEENYATAPRNKMWLEIEEEELAVTKALVDAKKEVSEYGGKAAEVYEEKSQQDILDNINVLYVALTRAEEQLYVITGRNVNSKGELQNNMSSYFIKYLDFKGVYDENKMYFEFGDPERKSTKLLQVDTQQLIVEVNEKLDPKAIKIAQREALMWGTVQEKAIEFGNVLHEILSFVKTKNDIPQALIKAQESGLIVRAQHEDVAKMLYEIVNHEALQVFFEEADKIYNEQNIIKKDSRTIKPDRVVLRGEEAYLLDYKTGAHKPQYIRQLEEYEMALQEMGYRVAKKTLVYIGETLNVIHL is encoded by the coding sequence GTGGAAAAAACAGCTTTCTCAATTTACGATGCCTCAGCCGGATCCGGAAAAACCTATACGCTTGTAAAAGAGTATCTTAAAATTCTGTTGACGGCCGATTCGAATGATGCGTATAAAAAAATTCTGGCCATTACTTTTACAAATAAAGCAGTAGAAGAAATGAAAACGAGAATTGTAAACGGTTTGTCTGAATTTTCAAAACCGGATACAAATGATAAAGCTTTGGATCTGATGCAGGATATTTCAGCTGAAACCCGATTGAGCCTGGCAACCATAAAAGATAAATCAAAAGCGATCATTAAAAACATCATCCATAATTATGCGTCTTTTGATATTTCCACTATTGATAAGTTTACCCATAAAGTGATTCGTGCTTTTGCACACGATTTAAATCTCCCGGTAACGTTTGATGTTTCATTGGAAACCGATTCGTTATTACAGGAAGCGGTGGATGCTATAGTGGCCAAAGCAGGAGAGGATAGTGAGCTTACCGGTATTTTAGTTGACTTTTCTGTGGATAAAACCGATAACGACAGAAGTTGGGATGTAACCGGAGAGTTGTTGGATGTGGGACGTTTATTGCTTAATGAAAATAACCGCAATGAGATTCATAACTTTCAGGATAAATCGATTGAGGAATTTTTAATCGTTAAAAAGAAGCTCACGGATGCGGTGACGCGTCTCGATGAAGATAGTGTGGAGAAAGCCGATCAGGCTATGGCATTGATTGAAAGTAAAGGAATTGATCTGAAATCGTTTTCACGAGGGACCTTTCCGAATCATTTGGGGTATATTCAAAAAGGAGAATTAAAAAGTTCGCATAAAAAGTTTAGAGAAATTGAAGATATAGCGGTTAATAAAACCGCGAAAGATAAAGCTATAATCGAATCGATAGCCGGTGAGCTGATCGCTATTCTGGATGCGGTTTATAAAAATTATGAAAAAAAGAATTTCTACACAGCCTTTCTGAAAAATATAACGCCATTGTCGTTGTTGAATTCGATTAGTCAGGAATTAGAGCGGATTCAGAAAGAACAGAATATATTGTCGATTTCAGAATTCAATGCTATTATTTATAAAGAAATTCAAAACCAGCCGGCGCCGTTTATTTACGAACGATTAGGAGAACGTTACCGTCACTTTTTTATCGATGAGTTTCAGGATACCTCCGAAATGCAATGGCATAACCTGATTCCGCTGATCGATAATGCACTGGCAAGTGAAGATCTGTCAGGTGTAAAAGGATCATTGATGATTGTAGGCGATCCGAAACAATCGATTTATCGATGGCGAGGCGGAAAAGCAGAACAATTTATTGCGCTGAGTAAATGTCATAATCCGTTTTCTAATCCGGATAAAAAACTGATCCGACTGGAGAAAAATTACAGAAGCTACTCGGAAGTTATAGCGTTTAATAATGCTTTTTTTGCGATGTTGGCCGATGAGTTTTCGGATGAAGATTATCAGGATCTTTATAGGAATCATAGTTATCAGGAAACCAATTCCAAAACAGGCGGCTATGTAAATATCTCTTTTATTCCCAATGTGGATGAAGTAACGGACGAGGACGGAGAAGAACCGAATGATAAAGAACAACTGTATCTTAAGGCAACTTTAAAAACGATAGAAGATGTGGTTGAAAAAGGTTTTGCGTATAAGGATATTGTATTGCTTACGCGTAAGCGATCGTCCGGAGTGGCATTGGCAAATTATCTGACCGAAAGCGGAATTAAAATCTTGTCTTCTGAAACATTGCTTATTGAAAATGCAACTGAAGTAAGGTTGATTCTTAATGTCTTGCGCTATCTGAAAAATAATAAAGATAAAGAATCAAAAGCGGCTTTTCTGTATTTTGTGGCGCGCTATCGTCAAACGGTATTGCCGGTTCATGATTGTATCGAAAAGGGCATGCAGCAGGAAACAGAAGCCGGTTTGGAAAAATGGCTACAGGAATTGGGTGTCGGAATTTCATTTGATGATTGCAGGAAAAAATCATTATACGAAACAGTAGAGATTATCATCGCTGTTTTTATCAAAGAAAGAAGTACGGTTTCATATGTGCAGTATTTCCTGGATCTGGTTTTGGAAAGAGATGTGCGGACACAATCGGGAATAGCCGATTTTCTGGATTACTGGAACAAAAACGGATCGAAATTTAGTATTCCGTCACCCGAAGGAAATGACGCTGTTCGGATTATGACCATTCATAAATCGAAAGGCTTGGAATTTCCGGTGGTGATTTTTCCGTTTGCGGAGGAAAATTATGCAACGGCACCGCGAAATAAAATGTGGCTGGAAATAGAGGAAGAAGAGTTGGCGGTTACAAAAGCGTTGGTAGATGCAAAAAAAGAAGTGTCGGAATACGGTGGCAAAGCAGCTGAGGTTTACGAAGAGAAAAGCCAGCAGGATATTTTGGATAATATCAACGTATTGTATGTGGCGTTGACCCGGGCGGAAGAACAATTGTATGTTATTACGGGACGAAACGTAAACAGTAAAGGAGAATTGCAAAATAATATGTCATCCTATTTTATAAAATATCTCGATTTTAAAGGAGTGTATGATGAAAATAAGATGTACTTTGAATTCGGAGATCCGGAAAGAAAATCAACGAAACTATTACAGGTTGATACGCAACAGTTGATCGTGGAGGTAAATGAAAAACTGGATCCGAAAGCGATAAAAATAGCGCAGCGGGAAGCATTAATGTGGGGAACGGTTCAGGAAAAAGCAATTGAATTCGGAAATGTATTACACGAAATTTTATCTTTTGTGAAAACGAAAAACGACATTCCGCAAGCTTTAATAAAAGCACAGGAAAGCGGTTTGATTGTAAGGGCACAACACGAAGATGTGGCTAAAATGCTGTACGAAATTGTGAATCACGAAGCATTACAGGTGTTTTTTGAGGAAGCAGATAAAATATACAACGAACAGAATATTATTAAAAAAGACAGCAGAACGATAAAGCCGGATCGGGTTGTGCTTCGCGGAGAAGAGGCTTATTTGCTGGATTATAAAACCGGAGCACATAAACCGCAATATATTCGTCAGTTGGAAGAATATGAAATGGCATTACAGGAAATGGGATACCGGGTAGCGAAAAAAACATTGGTGTATATAGGGGAAACTTTAAATGTAATACATTTGTAA
- a CDS encoding OmpA family protein, producing MRHLNKLFVAALMFAGLSSQAQDSNNPWAITIGANAVDTRFSASKKLEDQFSQYFNAKDNWNIIPSVSFVNVSRHIGDNFSFGVTGSVNKITKHVLPRVTVPGDYTVVNPGDLSYYGIDGVINYSFMNLIGSKVIDPSAHIGGGYTFFGDASTGTVNGGLGLTFWFSENVGLSFRSTYKHSFDETRDPSIDVPSHMQHFAGITFKFGGKDTDGDGIYDKDDACPDVPGLKEFQGCPDTDGDGIPDKDDACPDVAGPKEFQGCPDTDGDGIPDKDDACPEVAGPKQFNGCPDTDGDGVPDNLDKCPEVKGPKENGGCPWPDRDGDGVPDKDDKCPDVKGTVANNGCPEVSDETIKKLNAYAKTILFNSGKATFQKQTFPVLQSITAILKEYPHARFSIEGHTDSDGKDSFNQKLSEERAKAVKDYLIENGIDFERLSSIGYGETKPIDTNKTAKGKANNRRVEVKLIK from the coding sequence ATGAGACATCTAAACAAATTATTCGTAGCAGCATTGATGTTTGCGGGTCTTAGTTCGCAGGCTCAGGATAGTAATAACCCTTGGGCTATTACAATTGGTGCGAACGCTGTAGACACAAGATTCAGTGCTAGCAAGAAATTAGAAGACCAATTTTCACAGTATTTTAACGCAAAAGACAACTGGAATATCATTCCTTCAGTTTCTTTCGTTAACGTTTCTAGACACATTGGAGATAACTTCTCTTTCGGTGTGACTGGATCGGTAAACAAAATTACTAAACACGTTTTACCACGAGTTACTGTACCTGGAGACTACACTGTAGTAAATCCTGGAGATTTATCTTACTATGGAATTGATGGGGTTATCAACTATAGCTTCATGAACCTTATCGGATCTAAAGTTATTGACCCGTCTGCTCACATTGGTGGAGGTTATACTTTCTTCGGAGACGCTAGTACAGGAACTGTTAACGGAGGTTTAGGTTTAACTTTCTGGTTCTCTGAAAACGTAGGTTTATCTTTCCGTTCAACTTACAAACATTCATTTGATGAGACAAGAGATCCGTCAATCGACGTTCCTTCTCACATGCAACACTTCGCAGGTATTACTTTCAAATTCGGAGGTAAAGATACAGACGGAGACGGAATCTATGATAAAGATGACGCTTGTCCGGATGTACCTGGTTTAAAAGAATTCCAAGGTTGTCCTGATACAGACGGAGACGGAATTCCAGATAAAGATGACGCTTGTCCAGATGTAGCTGGTCCTAAAGAATTCCAAGGTTGTCCTGATACAGACGGAGACGGAATTCCTGATAAAGATGATGCTTGTCCTGAAGTAGCTGGTCCAAAACAATTCAACGGATGTCCTGATACAGACGGTGACGGTGTGCCAGATAACTTAGACAAATGTCCTGAAGTTAAAGGTCCAAAAGAAAATGGTGGATGTCCTTGGCCAGATAGAGATGGTGACGGTGTGCCAGATAAAGATGATAAATGTCCAGACGTAAAAGGAACTGTTGCTAACAACGGATGTCCTGAAGTATCTGACGAAACTATCAAAAAATTAAACGCTTACGCTAAAACTATCTTGTTCAACTCTGGTAAAGCTACTTTCCAAAAACAAACTTTCCCGGTATTACAGTCAATCACTGCAATCTTAAAAGAGTATCCTCATGCAAGATTCAGCATCGAAGGACATACTGATAGCGATGGTAAAGATTCATTCAACCAGAAATTATCTGAAGAGAGAGCTAAAGCTGTTAAAGATTATTTAATCGAAAACGGAATTGATTTCGAAAGATTATCTTCAATCGGATACGGTGAAACTAAACCAATCGATACTAACAAAACTGCGAAAGGTAAAGCTAACAACAGACGTGTAGAAGTTAAATTAATCAAATAA
- a CDS encoding amidophosphoribosyltransferase has product MSDAIKHECGIALLRLKKPLSFYKEKYGSAFYGIQKMYLLMEKQHNRGQDGAGLASIKLDVEPGERYISRIRSNQSQPIQDIFAQVNQRINEELTAHPEYNDNVDLQKQEIPYIGELFLGHVRYGTFGKNSIESVHPFLRQNNWMHRNLIVAGNFNMTNVKELFDDLVRLGQHPKEMADTVTVMEKIGHFLDDEVTDLYQQCKNEGLSKREASPVIAERLDIGRILRRASKNWDGGYAMAGLLGHGDAFVTRDPAGIRPAFYYQDDEIVVVASERPVIQTVFNVPFEAIREITPGHAIIVKKDGSVLDEQIREALPLKACSFERIYFSRGSDAQIYQERKELGKLIMPAVLEAIGNDTDNTVFSYIPNTAETSFYGMVEAAQDFLNQRKISDILANKEELTSEKLQEILSVKLRTEKVAIKDAKLRTFITEDSSRDDLVAHVYDVTYGVIKPTDNLVIIDDSIVRGTTLKKSIIKMMDRLHPKKIVIVSSAPQIRYPDCYGIDMAKLEGLVAFQATLELLKERNLYHLVEEVYRKSKEQENLPDSEIVNYVKEIYAPFTDQEISDKIAEMLTSSSVNAEIKIIFQTVDNLHKACPENLGDWYFTGDYPTNGGNRVVNRAFMNFYEGKDARAY; this is encoded by the coding sequence ATGAGTGACGCAATAAAACATGAGTGTGGCATTGCCCTTTTACGATTAAAAAAACCATTATCATTTTATAAAGAAAAGTATGGTTCTGCATTTTACGGAATACAGAAGATGTATCTGTTAATGGAGAAACAACATAACAGAGGGCAGGATGGTGCCGGTTTGGCGAGTATCAAACTGGATGTTGAACCGGGTGAACGCTATATCAGCAGAATCCGATCCAATCAGTCACAACCGATTCAGGATATTTTTGCACAGGTTAACCAACGAATTAATGAAGAGTTGACAGCGCATCCCGAATATAATGATAACGTTGACTTACAAAAACAGGAAATCCCGTATATCGGTGAATTGTTTTTAGGACACGTACGTTACGGAACTTTCGGTAAAAACAGTATCGAAAGTGTACACCCTTTTTTACGTCAGAATAACTGGATGCATCGTAATCTGATTGTAGCCGGGAATTTCAACATGACCAATGTAAAGGAACTTTTTGATGACTTAGTACGATTGGGACAACATCCGAAAGAAATGGCCGATACGGTAACCGTAATGGAAAAGATCGGACATTTTTTAGATGATGAAGTAACCGATTTGTATCAGCAATGTAAAAATGAAGGGTTAAGTAAAAGAGAAGCTTCTCCGGTTATTGCTGAGCGTTTGGATATTGGTCGTATTTTACGTCGTGCATCCAAAAACTGGGACGGAGGTTATGCTATGGCCGGACTTTTAGGTCATGGTGATGCGTTTGTAACCCGTGATCCGGCTGGAATTCGTCCGGCGTTTTACTATCAGGATGATGAAATCGTGGTAGTGGCATCGGAAAGACCGGTGATTCAAACCGTATTTAATGTGCCGTTTGAAGCAATCCGTGAAATTACACCGGGACATGCCATTATTGTTAAAAAGGACGGAAGTGTATTGGATGAGCAAATCCGGGAAGCTTTACCGTTAAAGGCGTGTTCATTCGAAAGAATTTATTTTTCAAGAGGAAGTGATGCGCAAATTTATCAGGAGCGAAAAGAATTAGGAAAACTGATTATGCCGGCGGTATTGGAAGCAATCGGAAATGATACGGATAATACGGTGTTCTCTTATATTCCGAATACAGCGGAAACGTCTTTTTACGGAATGGTAGAAGCGGCTCAGGACTTTTTGAATCAACGTAAGATTTCGGATATTCTGGCGAATAAAGAAGAACTTACATCTGAAAAATTACAGGAAATACTATCCGTAAAACTCAGAACGGAGAAAGTAGCGATTAAAGATGCGAAACTACGTACGTTTATTACGGAAGACAGTAGTCGTGATGATTTAGTAGCACACGTATATGATGTAACTTATGGAGTGATCAAGCCAACGGATAATTTGGTTATCATTGACGATAGTATCGTAAGGGGAACAACCCTGAAAAAGAGTATCATCAAAATGATGGATCGTTTGCATCCGAAGAAAATTGTAATTGTCTCTTCAGCTCCGCAAATCCGTTACCCGGATTGTTACGGGATTGATATGGCAAAACTGGAAGGACTTGTTGCTTTTCAGGCTACATTGGAACTTTTGAAAGAACGAAACCTGTACCATTTGGTGGAAGAAGTATATCGAAAATCAAAAGAACAGGAAAATCTTCCGGATAGTGAAATTGTAAACTATGTAAAAGAAATATATGCACCGTTTACGGATCAGGAGATTTCCGATAAAATTGCGGAAATGTTAACCTCTTCTTCTGTAAATGCCGAAATCAAAATTATTTTCCAGACAGTGGATAATCTGCATAAAGCGTGCCCTGAAAATTTAGGAGATTGGTACTTTACGGGTGACTATCCGACCAACGGAGGTAACCGTGTTGTGAACCGGGCTTTTATGAATTTTTACGAAGGTAAGGACGCCCGCGCTTACTAA